AGCCGATGGCCGCGTACGCCGGTGCCGCCCAGTCCACCACCGTCCTCGTCGCCCTCCTCGTCACCCTCATCCCGACGACCATCGGAGCACTGCTGTCGGCGATCGGCATCGCGGGCATGGACCGGCTCGTCCAGCGCAATGTGCTCGCCATGTCCGGCCGTGCGGTCGAGGCCGCCGGTGACGTGGGGACTCTGCTCCTCGACAAGACCGGCACCATCACCCTCGGCAACCGCGAGGCGGCCGCCTTCGTGCCTCTGCCCGGCATCACCGAAGCGCAGCTCGCCGGCACCGCCCAGCTGTCGTCGCTGGCCGACGAGACGCCCGAGGGCCGCTCCGTCGTCGTGCTGGCGAAAGTACGGTACGGGCTACGGGCTCCGACCGAGGGCGAGTTGGTCCACGCCCGGTGGGTGCGGTTCACCGCGCAGACCCGCATGAGCGGCGTCGATCTGCGCTGGGACAACGGCGCGGTGTGCGCGATCCGCAAGGGCGCTGCCCAGCAGGTGATCGAGTGGGTGCAGATGTACGGCGGCCAGGTCCCCGCCGAGGCCCGCTGGTTCGCCGACTCGGTCGCGGCCTCCGGTGGCACCCCGCTCCTGGTTGCCGTGCACGACTGGGACGGGCCCCGCGTGCTGGGCCTGATCCACCTCAAGGACGTGGTCAAGGACGGCATCCGGGAGCGTTTCGCCGAGCTCCGCCGCATGGGAATCAGAACGGTGATGATCACGGGCGACAACCCGCTGACCGCCAAGGCCATCGCCGAAGAGGCCGGTGTGGACGACTACTTGGCCGAGGCCACACCCGAGGACAAGCTCGCGCTGATCAAGCGTGAGCAGGAGGGCGGCAAACTCGTTGCCATGACGGGCGACGGTACGAACGACGCGCCGGCCCTCGCACAGGCCGACGTGGGCGTGGCCATGAACACGGGAACCTCCGCAGCCAAAGAGGCCGGGAACATGGTCGACCTGGACTCCAATCCGACGAAACTCATCGAGATCGTCGAGATCGGCAAGCAACTCCTCATCACCCGCGGGGCGTTGACGACGTTCTCCATCACGAACGACGTCGCCAAATATTTCGCGATCATCCCGGCCATGTTCGCCGGCGCGTACCCGGGACTGGAGTCGCTCAACATCATGGGCCTGCACAGCCCGACCTCGGCCATCACCTCGGCGATCATCTTCAACGCGCTCATCATCGTCGCGCTGATCCCACTCGCGCTGCGGGGTGTGCGTTACACGCCCGCATCGGCGCACGCCCTTCTGCGGCGCAATCTGACGTTGTACGGCCTCGGCGGCCTTGTCCTGCCCTTCATCGGCATCAAGCTCATCGACCTGCTGATTTCCGGCGTGCCCGGGCTCGGGTGAACAGCCCGCGTCAAAAAGGCGTCCGGGCACGTCAGAAGCGCGTAAGGGAACGGGGCTTTAGCTTGTACGGGGCGGCTCCCGCGGGTTCCATGGACACCATGAACAGCGAGTGGCTCCTCATCGACCGGCCGCCTCATCGGGCGTCCCGTCGTGTGCCCCGCTGTGCGGAAACGCCCGCGTCCGTCGTCCGCTGACGCGCTTTCCGCTGCCCCAGGGGCGCCGTGACCCACGTCCGGCGCCCCTTTCCATGCCCGTACGCACCTGCCGTACGCGGACCTGAGCCGTACGCGAAGCCGTACTCGTATCCCCGGATGGACCATGTCTGACACCACCCTTTCGTCCCGTACCGTCCTTGTCACGGGCGCCACTTCCGGCATCGGTCTGGAGACCGCCCGGCAGCTCGCCGAACGCGGCGCCACCGTGCTGCTGCACGGCCGCACCGCCGAGGAAGCGCGTGCCGCCGCCGACCGTCTCGTCGCGACGGCCGGCATCGACGCGGGCCGGCTCTGCACCGTCGGTGCCGACTTCACGCGCCTGGACGAGGTCGAGACCATGGCGGCCCGTGTCGTCGCCGAGCACCCTCACCTGGACGTCCTGGTGAACAACGCGGGTATGGCGGCGCCCGAGCGGCACACCATCACTGCGGACGGCAACGAGATCGCCTTCCAGGTCAACTTCCTCGCCCACTACCTGCTGACCTGCCTGCTGGAACCGGCACTCACCAGCAATCCGGGCGGCCGTGTCGTGAACGTCTCCTCCTCCCTGCACCGCACCGGCTCCATCCAGTGGAGCGACCCCAACCGCGCCCGCCGCTACTCCCGGCTCGCCGCGTACGCCCAGTCGCAGCTGGCCCTGACGGTCTTCGCGGCGGATCCGCGCGTCACCGCGGTGTCCGTCCACCCGGGTGTGTGCGACACCGCGCTGCTCCCCCTCTACGCCCACGACGGCGTCACGCCCACCGAGGGCGCCGCGCACGTGGTCCGCCTCTGCGACCCGTCGGTCGAGATCGTCAACGGCGCCTACTACGACCGCGCCGAGCACGTCGACCCGGCGCCCGCCGCCACCGAGGACCGCACGGTCAAGCGCCTCAACAAGCTGGCCGACCTCCTCGTCGGCCGCACCGCTTGAACTTCCCTTCTCTCAAACGGAGTTGATGCCGATGTCGAAGCGATCCCGCAAGAAGAAAACCCGCCGCAAGAACAAGGCGAACCACGGCCGCAAGGCCGGCCAGCGCTGACCCGATCGGAGGGGCGGGCGCGGTGACGAGACCGGCCACACGGGCCGCGCCTCCCCCGCCCGCCTCTCCCCCTTTCCAAGCCCACGGAGGCATCGATGATCGAGCTCGAACCCCGTCAACTTCCGCCACTCACCCGGTGGTTCCCCGCCGGAGCCCCAGGACCGGCCACCATCGGCGAGCATGCTCTCACCACGGGCGTCGGCCGCTGGTGGGCGGACCGGGCGGATCAGCCGCGCATCATCGCCGTTTCCTGCGCCGACCACGTCCTGCTGCGCGGCTTCCCGGACACACCAGAGGACCTGGCGCCCCTGGCAGGCAGCCACATCGACGCGCCCGCCCGCTTCCTGCCCGCCCTCGGCGCGGCCTTCGACCGCCTCACCCCGTGGGAACGCATGGTGTGGACCCTGCAGGCCGAGCCCCAGCCCTGCCCGGCTCCGCGCGGCGTGACCGTGCGCCGCCTCGAACCCGCCGACACCGATGCCCTGCACGCCCTCGGGCCCGATTCGGCCTGGATCCACGCCAGTTGGGGCGGCGCCGCCGGCCTCGCCACCTCCGGTCACGGCTGGGGAGCCGTGGACCGCGGCGGACAAGTACTGGCCATCGCCTGCACGTACTTCCGCGGCACCCGCTACGAGGACGTAGCAGTCTTCACCGCCCCCGACCACCGTCGCCACCGCCTCGCGCTGGCCTGCGTCACCGCCCTCGTCGCGGACATCACCGCACGCGGCCACACCCCCAGCTGGAACTGCTCCGTCCTCAACCGCGCCAGCCGCCTCCTGGCCTGGACCGCCGGCTTCCGGCTGGTGCGCGAGTACGTTCACTACACGGTCGGGAGCCCCGCACGACGCAGCCGCCTCGCGGCATGAGGCCCTGAATCAGCCGCGCGGGCGGCGGGGATCCACCGAAACTGCGGCGGCTTCTGGTGGCCGGTCGACCCGCGCCCGTTCGCGCCGCTCGCCGAGGCGAACGAACCGCGCGTGCGGGCTACGCCCCCCGGCATGAGGCACCGGGTGTTACTTCTCGGCCGTGCCGGGTTCCCCGCTGATGGACTCCTGGTAGACGTCCGCATAGGTGCGTGAGTCTTTGACCAGGTCGTCGCAGAACGCGGCGACGTCGTTGCCGATGAGTTGCAAGACCCCCTTGCCCGCGGCGGCGCCCTCCTCGAAGAAGTCGACGATGCCGGGGAGCAGGGGCCCGTCAGGCGTCGTCGACCTGGGCGTGGGTCAGTGCGAGGGGGTGGCAGGGCGCTGTGGCCCGTCGATACTCCGCTTCGTATCGGTTCGGCACGCGTGGCTGTGCGCTGCTCCTCATGGTGCGGGGATGCGGGATCAGGACAGCTTCACGGCGGTTTCACCACCCGGGAAGCATGCCCCGTGAAGGTGCGCGCCCGACTGTTCTTAACGCGGCCTTGACGCGTTCGACCCGGCTATCCGTGGGCCCGGGGTTCACTCTCTGCATACGCTGGTCCCGCCGTGTCCTCGATGGCCGGAACTTATCGAAGAGCCGTACGTCTGGAGCACGCCGATGGCCGCCACCGACCACGACGCCCGCACGAGCCGCCTGCGTGGGTGGATGCTGGAAGGCCTGTCCGACATGGCCAAGCACCAGCAGGGACAGCGGGCCGTCGAGCCGGAGCCCGTGCACAAGGGGCAGCGCTGGTGGCGGGTGATGTGCCTGACCGGCGTCGACTACTTCTCCACCCTCGGCTACCAGCCGGGCATCGCCGCCCTCGCGGCCGGGCTGCTGTCCCCCGTGGCCACGGTCGTGCTCGTCATAGTCACCCTGGCGGGCGCACTGCCCGTCTACCGGCGAGTCGCCGAGGAGAGCCCGCACGGCGAGGGCTCCATCGCGATGCTGGAGCGACTGCTGTCCTTCTGGAAGGGCAAGCTGTTCGTCCTCACCCTGCTCGGCTTCGCCGCCACCGACTTCCTGATCACCATCACCCTCTCGGCAGCGGACGCCTCCACCCACCTCGTCGAGAACCCCCATCTGACCGCCACGCTCCACGACAAGCAGATGCTGATCACGCTGATCCTGGTCGCACTCCTCGGCGCGGTCTTCCTCAAGGGCTTCCTGGAGGCGATTGGGGTAGCCGTGGTCCTGGTCGCGGTCTATCTCGGACTCAACACCGTGGTCGTGATCACGGGGTTGTGGCACGTGATGTCCGCAGGGCACGTGGTCACCGACTGGTCCAACGCCCTGACCGCCGAACACGGAAACATCTTCGCGATGATCGGGGTGTCCCTACTGGTCTTCCCCAAGCTCGCCCTCGGTCTGTCCGGCTTCGAGACGGGTGTAGCGGTCATGCCCCATGTCGAGGGCGATGCCACGGACACCGAGGAGAAACCGACAGGCCGTATCCGCGGCACGAAGAAGCTGCTCACCACAGCCGCCGTGATCATGAGCGTGTTCCTGATCGCGACCAGCTTCATCACTACGGTGCTGATCCCGGAGAAGGAGTTCGAGTCGGGCGGCCAGGCCAACGGCCGCGCCCTCGCCTATCTGGCCCACGAGTACCTCGGCAACGCCTTCGGCACCGTCTACGACGTCTCCACCATCGCCATCCTGTGGTTCGCCGGCGCCTCCGCCATGGCCGGGTTGCTCAACCTGATGCCCCGCTACCTGCCGCGCTACGGCATGGCCCCCCACTGGGCCCGCGCCGTACGCCCCATGGTCATCGTCTTCACCCTGGTCGCCTTCCTGGTCACCTGGATCTTCAACGCCGACGTCGACGCCCAGGGCGGCGCCTACGCCACCGGCGTCCTGGTCCTGATGTCCTCCGCGGCGATCGCGGTGACCATCGCAGCGCGCAAGGCCCGCCAGCGAAACTGGACCATCGGCTTCGGCGTCGTCTCGGCGGTCCTCCTCTACGTCACCGTCGTGAACGTCATCGAGCGCCCCGACGGCGTGAAGATCGGCGCCTGCTTCATCGCCGGCATCATGCTCGTCTCATTCCTCTCCCGGCTCGCCCGCGCCTTCGAGCTGCGCGTCACCAGCGTGACCCTGGACGACATGGCCCAGCGATTCGTACGCGACATCGCCAGCCGCCGGATCCGGTTCATCGCCAACGAGCCCGACAACCGCGACAAGGCCGAGTACCGCGACAAGATCGAGCAGATCCGCCACGACAACGACGTCCCCTCCCCGGAAGACTTCGTCTTCGTAGAGGTCACCGTCCTCGACCCCTCGGAGTTCGAGTCCGGCCTGACCGTCCGGGGGGAGGTCCTCCACAACCGGTACCGGGTCCTGACGCTGGAGAGCTCGTCCGTCCCCAACGCCCTGGCCGCCCTGCTCCTGGACGTCCGCGACACGACCGGGTGCACCCCGCACATCTACTTCGAGTGGACCGAGGGCAACCCCTTCACCAACTTCCTCCGCTTCTTCCTCTTCGGCCAGGGCGAGGTCGCACCCGTCACCCGTGAGGTCCTGCGCGAGGCCGAACCCGACAGGGACCGCCGCCCCCGGATCCACGTCGGCTGAGCCGGCAAGGGCATCAAGGACACGCCAGGAACGGGCGACACGGCGTCAGAGTGCCGTCAGCGTCGGATCCGCCGTGGACTGGGCCGCCTAGCGTTTTCCATATGAAGCGCATCAGCCTCCGGGACACAGCCGACGACCGCCACTGGCGCGGCGACGCCCGGTTCGCGCTCGGCTGCGCCCTCGCCGTCTGCGGCAATCCTGCGGCGACCGCGAGTTCCAGTTCACCGGCGGAGCAGACATCGAGGCCCAGTCCCTCCTCCTTCACCCAGTGGGCCATGGCCCGGCACAGGAACGCCTTGGCGGCGTAGTGGATCTCGGCTTCCGGAAAGGCGTCCAAGTAAGTCTGGCAGCGGCGGCGGACCTCACTCTCGTCGAGGACGTACGCCGGAGTGTCGAAGCGGCCCGCGATCTCGGCGAGCGACACCCCAGCGACGGTCAGGTCACCGGGACGGGGCTCGGCGGTGGAGGCCGGCCACACCGACAGCTCTTCGGCAGAGGCCGTGGCGGGGACGGCGGGTTCGTGAACGGTGGTCATGGTGGCGCCTCCTCAGCCGATCCAGTGCGACAGCGCCGAGGCGGGCGCGGCGGTCCCGGTGCCCCGGAGTGCGCCGACCGCCTGCGGGTCCCAGGTGCTGCGGCGCTCGGCCCTCTTGCCAGACGTGGGTGCCGGGGCGGTGAGCTGCGGGTCCACCGTGACGGTGGCGGCGCCGAGCGGCGCGGTCATGGCTCGCAGGGCGGGCTCAGCGAGCCGGATCCACGGCTGGTCGGTGCCGAGGGTGGCGGTCAGGGCGCGCTCGGAGGCGAAGCCGACCGCTGTGCGGTCACCGAGCGGCGTGCGGAACAGCCGGGCGGCGTGCCCGAGCGGGCCCGGCCGGACGGGAACGTACAGCGGTCCGGCCGGGAACCGTTCAGAGGGTTCCGGGTCTTCGTCGCACAGAAGTTCTGCCATGGGAGGTCTCCTGGAGGATCCGGGGTCATACGCGATATCCCGAGGCGGCTCGCCTGAGTTCGGGACGTTCGCTTCAGTCGAAGGTGACCGGTCCCCGGTCACGGGACGGGCGACCGGGGCTCGTCGAGGACGCTATGCCCGCCCACCCGGGCCCCCTGAGCCGTCCTGACGGATTGCTGACGCGGAGAGCGGCAATGCTGACGCGATGGTGATGGGCACTGCTCCGACAGCGGGACGGCTCCGTCAGACGTACGCCAAGAAGCGACGCAGGGGCTGTGCACGGGCCCCGGCAGGGGAGTGTGATGGTCCCGGTGTTGATGAGAACCGCCGGCGGGCCCTCTCCTGCGGCGGCAGTTGACGGACGGTGAAGCAATGTCCGGTTCCGACGCGGCCCCAGACGCGCGTGTCGCCCGCGTCGTGGTCGGGGTGAGCGGGTCGCCGGGAAGCCGCACAGCCCTGCGCCGCGCCGCGGCCGAAGCCCACCATCGGCAGGCCGAGCTCTGGGCGGTGCTGGCGTGGCAGTCACCCGGCGGCGAACTCCACGCTCGCCGGGCCTCGGCTGCGCCGCTCGCGGACGGGGACTGGGAGAACCTCGCCCGCACCACGCTCGTCACGACCATCCGCGAAGTGCTTCCCGATGGCCCCAGCGTCCCCCTGCACGCCGTCCTGACTCGCGGCACCCCGGCCGGGCACTGGCGGAGACCGCCGACCGTGAGGACGACCTCCTGGTCGTCGGCGCCGGGCACCGCGGCCACCTCCACCGCGCACTGCACCCGTCGGTGAGCCGGTACTGCCTCGCCCATGCCTGCTGCCCGGTCCTCGCCATCCCGCCGTCCCCACTGGAGGCCGACCTCGCGGCAGCACACCTCCGCAATGTGTGGCGACTGCGCCTGGACACCCGACACTTCACCAAAGAGGCGACACCACCCCACCCGACGCCTGACAGCGACCTCGGGAGAACGTCGCACCCAGCCGGACCACCTGGGCAGCGACAAGGCATACAACTCACGCCGCAATCGGCGCCACCTGCGAAGACGCCAGATCAAGCACGTGATCCCTGAGCCGAAGGGCCAGGGGCCACCCGCAAACGGCGCGGCAGCAAGGGCGGCCGGCCCACCGGCTTCGACAGCAAGCACAAACGCCGCAACGCGGTCGAGCACACGATCAACCGGCTCAAGAACTCCCGGGCCGTCGCCCCCCCGCTTCGACAAGCCAGGCCACGTCTTCCACGGCGCCATCACCGTGGCTGCGATCCGCCTAGGCTCCGGCCGTGATCCGCCGGCACCCTTCAGACATCTGAGGGATCGGCGTGATTCGGGTTTTGGCGGAGCGGCAGCAGCTGGCTGAGGGCAATCAGGAGTAGCCCAGCCAACAGCAGGGCGTTCCCAGTGAAGAAGCGGGCCTCCCAGGAAACGCTCGGCAGGACTCGAAAGTAGAAGAGGCCTTGCAGAACGACGGAAGCGCCCGTGAGCAGGGCACCGAGACCGTGGAGTTGGGGCCTGGCGACGTGGCGGCGCGCCGTGGGCAGCATCCACCCTGTCCGGAGCGTGACGATTCCCAATGCGATCGCCAGCAGCCCCAAGAACGCGCCCGTTCCTACTACCCATGCCATGGTGTCACTCCGCTCCGACCGCAAGAGGCCCGGAACGCGAGTAACGCCCGGCCCGAAGATGCCCACATTGTCGCTGGACCCGGTGGTGCCTGACCATGCCGATGCCAGGCAATCTCCGTACGGCTCTGCTGCCGTCTGTGCGCTGCATGCTCAAGATCCGCCGGACACTGCCTGGACCCCGGAGCGGTTCAGGCCCGAGACGGATGCAGGGTCCTCGTGTCGCGCAGGGGAGCGGCGGACCTCGCGAGCTCTTCGCAGGCGGCGGTGCACTGCGCTCCGAGTTCGTCGACGAGTGCGGAGACGCTCCTGAACCCGATTGATCGCGCCGATGCCCCGACCCGCGCCACCCAACCTCACCTGCGCCACGCCCCACCCCCCCTCCTCGATCGGAAGGACTTCGGCCTGCCACGCCTCAGATACGACGCGGCCATGTCGCCGACGCGTTCCCTGTCGGCCCCGGATTCACGCCGGCGACGCTCGCCGTGACGAAGGGCGCCCCTACCGACGATTGCGCCCTTGGATCAGTATCGTCCGCCCCGACGCCCCGGTCCGCGGCTCAGCGGCCCGCACGAGGAGGAGCACCATGGCCGATCGCCGACAGGAACCCTCCTCGGATGACGGATCCCCGTCGCGGACACTGGACACGCGTCGGGCGAGCGCGCGCGACACGGTGCGCCTCGCGGTGGTCATCGGTGCTCTCGGCGTGGTCTTCGGCGACATCGGAACCAGCCCGATCTACACACTCCAAACGGTGTTCAATCCCGACGACCCGCACCCCGTCCCGGTCAGCACGGAGAACGTGTACGGGGTGGTGTCACTGGTGTTCTGGTCGGTGATGATCATCGTCACGGTCACCTACGTGCTGCTCGCGATGCGCGCCGACAACGACGGCGAGGGCGGCATCATGGCGCTCATCACCCTGCTGCGACGGTTGAGTTCACAGCGCGGGCGCCGGGCCGCTGTCGTCCTGGCCGCGCTCGGCATCTTCGGCGCGTCGCTCTTCTTCGGCGACAGCATGATCACCCCGGCGATCTCGGTGCTGTCCGCGGTCGAAGGACTCAAGGTCGTCGAGCCGTCCCTGGAGGACGCGGTTGTACCCATCACCGCGGTGATCATCGTCATCCTGTTCCTGGTGCAGCGCAGGGGAACCGCCGCCGTGGGCCGGGTGTTCGGGCCGGTCATGATCGTCTGGTTCGTGGCCATCGGCGCGTGCGGCGTCGCCGGCATCACCGGCCACCCGGACATTCTCAAGGCCCTGTCACCGACGTACGCGTTGGGCTTCCTGTTCGGCCACTGGGGTACGGCCTTCTTCGCCCTGGCCGCGATCGTGCTCTCGGTCACCGGCGCCGAGGCGCTCTACGCCGACATGGGTCACTTCGGCCGCCGGGCGATCACCCGAGGCTGGCTGTTCCTCGTACTGCCCGCCTGCGTCCTGAGCTACATGGGCCAGGGTGCTCTGATCCTCGACAATCCGGACAACATCAGCAGCCCCTTCTTCCTGCTCGTGCCCGACTGGGGACGCTGGCCGATGGTCCTGCTGGCGACGGCGGCGACCGTGATCGCCTCGCAGGCGGTGATCACCGGCGCGTACTCGGTCGCCTCCCAGGCGGCCCAGCTGGGCTACCTGCCGAGGCTGCGCATCGCGCACACCTCCGAATCCACCATCGGTCAGATCTACGTCCCCTGGATCAACTGGCTCCTGATGGTCTCGGTCCTCACCCTGGTCTTCGCCTTCCGCAGTTCCGCGGCGCTGGCCTACGCGTTCGGCATGGCGGTCACCGGCACCATCACCATCACCACCTTGCTGTTCTTCTACGTCGCCCGCGCCAAGTGGGGCACGCCCCGGTGGCTGCTCGGCATCGGCGCGGGTGTGCTCCTCTTCGTGGACCTGCTGTTCGTGGCGGCCAACATGACCAAGCTCGTCCACGGCGCGTGGCTGCCGCTGCTGATCGGCCTCACGGCGTTCACGGTCATGACGACCTGGCAGCGGGGTCGCGAGCTGGTCACCGCGGAACGAGCTCGCGCCGAGGGGCCGTTGCCCGAGTTCGTCGACGACCTCCGCAGTGGCAAGGCTTCCACGCTCCAGGTCCCCGGCACGGCCGTCTTCCTGAACCGGGGCAAGGAGACCACGCCGCTGGCCATGCGGGCCAACGTTGTGCACAACCATGTCCGGCACGAGCAGGTCGTGATCCTCGCCCTGCAGACAGAGCCGGTGCCCCGTGTCCCGGCCGACCAGCGGGTCGTCGTGGACGACCTCGGCTACGCCGACGACGGGATCGTCCACGTCACCGCTCGGTTCGGCTACATGGAGACACCGGACGTCCCCGGTCTGCTGGCCACGCTCGACCCGGACGAAACCGAAGGGCCGTTGCAGCTCGACCAGGCGTCGTACTTCTTGTCGAAGATCGAGCTCCGGCGCGGGAAGGCACCGACGATGGCGCCCTGGCGCAAGCGGCTGTTCATCGCCACCTCCTACATCACGTCCGACGCCGCCGAGTACTTCAGCCTGCCCCGCGACCGCACGGTCATCATGGGCTCGCACATCGAGGTGTAGACGCGCACTGCGGGAAGCCGGGCCCGTTCGGCCTGCGTGGACGGCCGGTTGAAGCAGCCCCTAGGCTGCCCGATCCTATAATGCCCAAAAAGTGACGCTATGCCGGATATGGATATCCATGGATGCCGAAAATCGCCCCACAGGCCGCCCAGCCTCCGCGAGTCGGCGCGGGCCCGACAGCGAACGATGGGAAGCGACGGCTGCCGTGGTCGCGGGCGGCGGAGCACTGGTGGTCTGGGAGCCCGCTTTCACGCTCGGCGCCTACCACGTTGTCTTCTATTACCAGTTGCTCAGCCTCTGGGCGGTATCGACTGGTGTGCTGCTCAGCGCTCTACTGCTACGTGAACGCCTGCCCCGGCACGGCTGGATGTACCTGGCCTGCCTGGCGCTACCCAGCGTTTGGCTCAGCCTCGCCGCCATCGTGCCCCACAGGGGCGGGACGCCGCGAGAGCTGCTCTTCCTGGCGGGCGGCATCCTCAGCGTCATTGGCACACCAGTGCTGACCTGGACCCTTCTTCGGATCCTGCTGTTTGGGGAATCCGAGCTCTCCGCCCGTCAGCAGTGGAGGGTCGTCGGCACGATCGCGCTCGTCGGGGTGCTCGCCTTCACGCTCGGCTCACTGAATCATGTGTTTCTGACGTGCGGAGATTTCAACGTCAGCGGCAACAGCGTCCCCAAGGGCTGCAGGCCGGGAAGCGCTTCCCCGTTCGGCTGACCAATCGGGTTGGCTGGCAAGGGGGACGACATCGGGCCATGAGAGCACTCAGATCACTATGAGGACAGCCGGCCGCCTTGGCTCACGCGTCGTCACGATGGTGGGCCGGTCCGAGTACCTCGTCGGCGCTGCCGAGCTCTGTGCGCGGCTGCTTGCGGAGCATGTGGCGCGCGATGGAGGAGTACCGGTAGACCTGTTTGCGGGCCCGCATGATGGTGCGGCGGACCCTCTGCCTCGCGCCCTTCACGGCAGGGCGCCCGCCCCTGCATCAAGGGGGCGGGCGTTGCGCTGCAGCCAGCAGACGCGGAATCGATGCCGTCAGCCCACGGGCAGGCACTGACAATCCCGGGGGCAACGCCTCGTCGTCTGGCCATGCCTTCAGCTCCGTCAATGCCCCGCGCCATGCTCGTAACGGTCGTGCTATTGGTGGCCACCGGGCCGACCCCGCCATGGCCGACCTGTTCGAGTTGCTCATCGGCACCGGCATACGGCTGCGCGACTCCTCCGCCATGGCGATGGCGGCGTACGTGGGGTTCGACCTCGAAGCGATCTTCGAAGGCGAACTGTTCAGCGAGTTCGTCCTGCTGTACATGACGCTGCACGCGTCCCGTTTCGAGGTCGGCGAGGGACAGCCAGCGTCGGCGTGCTGGCTGGATAAGTGGCGGACCCTCGCCAATCGGCGTCGGCAAGTGAGCCTTGCCCGGGTTCCAGCCCTTTGCGGCTGGCAAGTCCTTGCCATGGCGTGGACTTGCCGTCATCAGGCCTTCACGTCGGGCGTAACCGGCCGATAGACCCATGGCATGTCCTCCCCCTCTCAGTCTTCCGCCTTCCGGCGCAGACGCTGGCAGTTGATCGCGACTGCCACCGTGGTGCCGCTTCTGGCGTCGGGGCTCGCAGTTCTGCAAGCGCCCGCACAAGCTGCTCCGAGCAAGCCCACCGTTCCCGCCAAGCCCTCGGCGACCCACAAGGTCACCCTGGTCACCGGCGACATCGTCACGGTCACCACGATGGCCGACGGCAAGCAGATCGCCGACGTCGACCGGCCGGACAGCGCCGTCGGCGGCGTAAAGATCCAGGAGATCAAAGGTGACCTGTTCGTCATCCCGGACGAGGCGGTGCCGCTGCTGGGCACGGACAAGCTGGACCGTCGGCTGTTCAACGTCACCGACCTGATCGAGATGGGCTACGACGACGCGAAGTCGGCCGCGGTGCCGCTGATCGCGACGTACGCCCAGCCGAAGTCTCGCTCGGCCGCCGTCGAGCCGACGGCCCCCCGGGGCAGCAAGCTGACCCGCAAGCTCAAGGGCATCCACGGTGCCGCACTCAGCACCGAGAAGCGGCGGGCCCGTACCTTCTGGAGCACCGTCGCGCCGCAGGGCAGCGCGAAGTTGGGCGCGGGTGTGTCGAAGCTGTGGCTCGACGGTCGCGTGAAGGTCAACCTGAAGGAGAGCGTGCCGCTGATCGGCGCGCCCGAGGCCTGGGCTGCCGGGTACACCGGCAAGGGCGTCAAGGTCGCGGTGCTCGACACCGGCATCGACGTCAACCACCCCGACTTCGCCGGCTTGATCGACGGCACGACCAGTTTCGTGCCGGGTGAGGGCGTCACCGACGTCAACGGGCACGGCACGCATGTGGCGAGCACCATCGTCGGCTCCGGCGCCGCCTCCGGCGGCGACTACAAGGGCGTCGCCCCCGGCGCCGACCTGTT
The DNA window shown above is from Streptomyces sp. NBC_01445 and carries:
- a CDS encoding 50S ribosomal protein bL37; the protein is MSKRSRKKKTRRKNKANHGRKAGQR
- a CDS encoding amino acid transporter, producing the protein MAATDHDARTSRLRGWMLEGLSDMAKHQQGQRAVEPEPVHKGQRWWRVMCLTGVDYFSTLGYQPGIAALAAGLLSPVATVVLVIVTLAGALPVYRRVAEESPHGEGSIAMLERLLSFWKGKLFVLTLLGFAATDFLITITLSAADASTHLVENPHLTATLHDKQMLITLILVALLGAVFLKGFLEAIGVAVVLVAVYLGLNTVVVITGLWHVMSAGHVVTDWSNALTAEHGNIFAMIGVSLLVFPKLALGLSGFETGVAVMPHVEGDATDTEEKPTGRIRGTKKLLTTAAVIMSVFLIATSFITTVLIPEKEFESGGQANGRALAYLAHEYLGNAFGTVYDVSTIAILWFAGASAMAGLLNLMPRYLPRYGMAPHWARAVRPMVIVFTLVAFLVTWIFNADVDAQGGAYATGVLVLMSSAAIAVTIAARKARQRNWTIGFGVVSAVLLYVTVVNVIERPDGVKIGACFIAGIMLVSFLSRLARAFELRVTSVTLDDMAQRFVRDIASRRIRFIANEPDNRDKAEYRDKIEQIRHDNDVPSPEDFVFVEVTVLDPSEFESGLTVRGEVLHNRYRVLTLESSSVPNALAALLLDVRDTTGCTPHIYFEWTEGNPFTNFLRFFLFGQGEVAPVTREVLREAEPDRDRRPRIHVG
- the kdpB gene encoding potassium-transporting ATPase subunit KdpB encodes the protein MFSAPPRQAPPSPPLQGPRPGPKRGPGRHAPSGLFEPAQLARSFPEALRKLHPRVLVRNPVLFVVSVGAVLTTLSAVLHPAVFTWVISAWLWLTVIFANLAEAVAEGRGKAQAESLRKARTDTVALRLRHWTYGADPGSAETEAVAATDLKPLDVVVVEAGELIPADGDVIDGVAAVDESAVTGESAPVIRESGGDRSGVTGGTTVLSDRIVVRVSARPGHSFLDRMIALVEGASRQKTPNEIALNILLAALTIVFVLVVVALQPMAAYAGAAQSTTVLVALLVTLIPTTIGALLSAIGIAGMDRLVQRNVLAMSGRAVEAAGDVGTLLLDKTGTITLGNREAAAFVPLPGITEAQLAGTAQLSSLADETPEGRSVVVLAKVRYGLRAPTEGELVHARWVRFTAQTRMSGVDLRWDNGAVCAIRKGAAQQVIEWVQMYGGQVPAEARWFADSVAASGGTPLLVAVHDWDGPRVLGLIHLKDVVKDGIRERFAELRRMGIRTVMITGDNPLTAKAIAEEAGVDDYLAEATPEDKLALIKREQEGGKLVAMTGDGTNDAPALAQADVGVAMNTGTSAAKEAGNMVDLDSNPTKLIEIVEIGKQLLITRGALTTFSITNDVAKYFAIIPAMFAGAYPGLESLNIMGLHSPTSAITSAIIFNALIIVALIPLALRGVRYTPASAHALLRRNLTLYGLGGLVLPFIGIKLIDLLISGVPGLG
- a CDS encoding GNAT family N-acetyltransferase is translated as MIELEPRQLPPLTRWFPAGAPGPATIGEHALTTGVGRWWADRADQPRIIAVSCADHVLLRGFPDTPEDLAPLAGSHIDAPARFLPALGAAFDRLTPWERMVWTLQAEPQPCPAPRGVTVRRLEPADTDALHALGPDSAWIHASWGGAAGLATSGHGWGAVDRGGQVLAIACTYFRGTRYEDVAVFTAPDHRRHRLALACVTALVADITARGHTPSWNCSVLNRASRLLAWTAGFRLVREYVHYTVGSPARRSRLAA
- a CDS encoding SDR family NAD(P)-dependent oxidoreductase, which codes for MSDTTLSSRTVLVTGATSGIGLETARQLAERGATVLLHGRTAEEARAAADRLVATAGIDAGRLCTVGADFTRLDEVETMAARVVAEHPHLDVLVNNAGMAAPERHTITADGNEIAFQVNFLAHYLLTCLLEPALTSNPGGRVVNVSSSLHRTGSIQWSDPNRARRYSRLAAYAQSQLALTVFAADPRVTAVSVHPGVCDTALLPLYAHDGVTPTEGAAHVVRLCDPSVEIVNGAYYDRAEHVDPAPAATEDRTVKRLNKLADLLVGRTA
- a CDS encoding SAV_915 family protein, giving the protein MAELLCDEDPEPSERFPAGPLYVPVRPGPLGHAARLFRTPLGDRTAVGFASERALTATLGTDQPWIRLAEPALRAMTAPLGAATVTVDPQLTAPAPTSGKRAERRSTWDPQAVGALRGTGTAAPASALSHWIG